The following proteins come from a genomic window of Gossypium raimondii isolate GPD5lz chromosome 5, ASM2569854v1, whole genome shotgun sequence:
- the LOC128041139 gene encoding receptor-like protein EIX2, protein MKAIQELHLSDNLFILAENQGRGDSGLNEVGKLPDLRVLDLGYNLLNGSISKSIGQLSNLRVLRLPGNSFGGDVISEAHFSNFTYLRKLDLSYTSLTLRFNSGWIPSFQLSQLLLCSCKLGPRFPNWIQTQMDVLNPDVEISSIDYFDFLLQEFRILFPTGFGTNFCIIDKGGLALLDLSNNLFSGVVPDCFESFRSLTALNLGDNSFSGSLPSSLGSLVSLEKLSLRGNKFSGVLPSSLQNCAKLKFLDLSDNELSGEIPMWIGQKLSSLVFLSLQGNQFRGRIPHQLCGLKNLQILDLSVRYVGEVLLTWKGTKQSYPQLGLLLAIDLSWNKLTGEIPEELSSLQELVVLNLSRNHFNRKILQKIGYIRQLEVLDLSRNKFSGNIPTSLSELTFLSNLNLSYNDLSGKIPTKDSTTEL, encoded by the exons ATGAAGGCTATTCAAGAACTTCATCTTAGTGATAATCTTTTTATATTAGCAGAAAATCAAGGTAGGGGCGATTCTGGGTTGAATGAAGTCGGAAAACTACCAGATTTGAGGGTTCTAGATCTTGGGTACAACCTTTTAAATGGATCCATAAGCAAAAGCATTGGACAACTTTCCAACCTGCGAGTCTTGCGGCTTCCAGGGAATTCTTTTGGTGGTGATGTGATTTCCGAAGCTCATTTCTCAAATTTCACCTATTTACGGAAGTTGGATTTATCCTACACTTCTTTGACTTTGAGATTCAACTCCGGATGGATTCCTTCCTTCCAACTGAGTCAACTATTGCTTTGCTCTTGCAAGTTAGGGCCTCGTTTCCCAAATTGGATTCAGACTCAAATGGACGTCCTAAACCCTGACGTTGAAATTTCTTCCATAGATTACTTTgattttctgcttcaggaattTCGGATTCTCTTCCCTACTGGTTTTGGGACAAATTTCTG TATTATCGATAAAGGTGGTTTGGCATTACTTGATctctcaaataatttattttctggaGTGGTTCCTGACTGTTTTGAAAGTTTTCGGTCTTTAACAGCTTTGAATTTGGGTGATAATAGTTTCTCAGGCTCACTTCCAAGCTCCTTAGGATCTCTGGTTTCTCTTGAAAAGCTAAGTTTACGTGGTAATAAATTCTCTGGAGTATTACCTTCATCTTTACAGAATTGTGCCAAGTTAAAATTTCTCGACTTGAGTGATAATGAATTATCAGGAGAAATACCTATGTGGATCGGTCAGAAGCTTTCATCGTTGGTTTTTCTTAGCCTTCAAGGGAACCAGTTCAGGGGAAGGATTCCCCATCAACTTTGTGGATTGAAAAATCTACAAATCTTGGACCTCTCG GTTAGATATGTTGGTGAGGTATTGCTTACATGGAAGGGAACAAAGCAAAGCTATCCACAACTTGGATTGCTACTAGCCATTGATCTCTCTTGGAACAAATTAACAGGAGAGATTCCTGAAGAATTAAGTAGTCTTCAAGAACTGGTTGTATTGAACTTGTCAAGAAACcattttaacagaaaaattcTTCAAAAGATTGGGTATATAAGACAACTAGAGGTGCTTGACCTGTCAAGAAACAAGTTTTCAGGAAACATCCCGACAAGCTTGTCTGAATTAACATTTCTAAGCAACTTGAACTTGTCTTATAATGACTTGTCCGGAAAAATTCCAACCAAAGACTCAACTACTGAGCTTTGA
- the LOC105767195 gene encoding receptor-like protein EIX1, translating into MLLEFMHSLQAISLPGMNSLFSWKSEECCLWRGVYCNNFTGYVEMLDFNDQPLVVAGTISPSLLKLHHLTSLNFNSNDFNGSPIPEFFGSLKKLKLLDLSNANFRGPIPSLLGNLSMLETLRLGGNDGVFNVGKLEWLSHLSRLKEVDLSSTNLSNANDWCQVISHLPLLQKLNLIDCDLPSISSSSLSLVNSSTSLTYLDLSDNNLPSSAIYPWLFNVSSNLVSLDLSSNHLKGPIPDAFGK; encoded by the coding sequence ATGCTACTTGAATTTATGCACAGCCTTCAAGCTATCAGTTTACCAGGCATGAACTCCCTTTTTTCATGGAAAAGTGAGGAGTGCTGTCTATGGCGTGGCGTCTATTGCAACAACTTTACAGGATACGTTGAAATGCTCGATTTTAACGACCAACCTCTGGTTGTAGCAGGTACAATTAGCCCTTCACTGCTTAAACTACATCATTTGACTTCTTTAAATTTCAACAGCAATGATTTTAATGGAAGTCCCATCCCAGAGTTTTTTGGttctttgaaaaaattgaaattactGGATCTCTCAAATGCTAATTTTAGAGGTCCAATTCCTTCTCTACTTGGAAATCTTTCAATGTTGGAGACTCTTAGATTGGGTGGCAACGATGGAGTTTTCAATGTTGGAAAACTTGAGTGGCTTTCCCATCTTTCTCGTTTGAAAGAGGTTGATCTCAGTTCCACTAACCTGAGCAATGCCAATGATTGGTGTCAAGTCATTAGCCACCTTCCTTTGCTCCAAAAACTAAACCTGATAGATTGTGATCTTCCAAGCATATCTTCTTCATCACTTTCCCTTGTCAACTCTTCTACATCTCTCACCTATCTCGATCTCTCTGATAATAATCTCCCTTCTTCTGCCATATATCCATGGTTGTTTAATGTTAGCAGCAACCTTGTTTCACTTGACCTCTCAAGTAACCACTTGAAAGGTCCAATTCCAGATGCTTTCGGAAAATGA
- the LOC128041138 gene encoding receptor-like protein EIX2, with amino-acid sequence MSFNQISGTFPNNSIHIIQLDLSSNNFSGPLPRFSLEFGVIGTINLSKNKFNGSVSAICNVNDEGSLALLDLSNNQFSGVVPDCFGSFSPLTALNLGDNSFSGPLPSSLGSLISLEMLSLRGNKFSGVLPSSLQNCAKLKFLDLSDNELSGEIPMWISQKLSSLVFLSLQGNQFRGRIPHQLCGLKYLQILDLSVNKISGTIPPCLNNFTSMAEKVSLDRRIEHHILDTGHIFLSLEGVYGEPI; translated from the coding sequence ATGTCTTTCAATCAGATCAGTGGTACTTTTCCAAATAACTCTATCCACATAATCCAACTAGATCTAAGCTCTAATAATTTCTCAGGACCATTACCACGTTTTTCTTTAGAATTTGGTGTTATTGGGACCATTAACCTTTCCAAAAACAAGTTTAATGGTTCAGTCTCTGCAATTTGCAATGTTAATGATGAAGGCTCTTTGGCATTGCTTGATCtctcaaataatcaattttctgGAGTGGTTCCAGACTGTTTTGGAAGTTTCAGTCCTTTAACAGCTTTGAATTTGGGTGATAATAGTTTCTCAGGCCCACTTCCAAGCTCCTTAGGATCTCTGATTTCTCTTGAAATGCTAAGTTTACGTGGTAATAAATTCTCTGGAGTATTACCTTCATCTTTACAGAATTGTGCCAAGTTAAAATTTCTCGACTTGAGTGATAATGAATTATCAGGAGAAATACCTATGTGGATCAGTCAGAAGCTTTCATCGTTGGTTTTTCTTAGCCTTCAAGGGAACCAATTCAGGGGAAGGATTCCCCATCAACTTTGTGGATTGAAATATCTACAAATCTTGGACCTCTCGGTAAATAAAATCTCTGGTACCATACCACCATGCCTCAATAATTTCACTTCCATGGCAGAAAAAGTGAGTTTAGATCGAAGGATTGAGCATCACATCTTAGATACTGGACATATATTTTTATCTCTGGAGGGTGTGTATGGTGAGCCTATATAG